The following proteins are co-located in the Pedobacter sp. FW305-3-2-15-E-R2A2 genome:
- a CDS encoding GIY-YIG nuclease family protein — protein MDKQVKKKYREEFENKKVAMGILAITNSQNGKIFLKSTLNAEAWINRTRFMLKNGQFENSNLQCDWTSFGEDLFSFEMIEVLVENENPFFDYRRELSKMEQTVFESLAKRNIEHY, from the coding sequence ATGGATAAACAGGTAAAAAAGAAATACAGAGAAGAATTTGAAAATAAAAAAGTAGCAATGGGGATTCTTGCTATAACAAATAGTCAAAATGGAAAAATATTTTTAAAATCTACCCTTAATGCAGAGGCCTGGATCAATAGAACCAGGTTTATGTTGAAAAACGGACAATTTGAAAATTCTAACCTCCAGTGTGATTGGACTAGCTTCGGGGAAGATCTGTTTAGTTTCGAAATGATTGAAGTATTAGTAGAAAATGAGAATCCATTTTTTGATTATCGAAGGGAATTGAGTAAAATGGAACAGACTGTATTTGAAAGCTTGGCGAAAAGAAATATTGAACATTATTAA
- a CDS encoding MarR family transcriptional regulator yields the protein MSSKNPTGTVLYLIEQAIKEYRKISQKNISNIVKDITIDQCLILMVLTKNANISQNEMAQLVFKDNASITRMIELMVQKEYLARTVHNEDRRKYILEITEKGKKTIDLIGPVIQLNRETALHDFSEEEIVLLDKMLNRIIDNCKKQ from the coding sequence ATGAGTAGTAAAAACCCAACCGGAACTGTACTGTATTTAATTGAACAAGCAATTAAAGAGTATCGGAAAATATCACAGAAAAACATTTCAAACATTGTAAAAGACATTACCATAGACCAATGTCTGATTCTAATGGTACTAACTAAGAATGCAAATATCTCTCAAAATGAAATGGCACAACTTGTATTTAAAGACAATGCCTCTATCACAAGAATGATAGAATTAATGGTACAAAAAGAATACCTGGCGAGAACTGTTCATAATGAAGATAGAAGAAAATATATCCTTGAAATAACTGAGAAAGGTAAAAAAACGATTGATTTAATAGGCCCGGTAATTCAGCTAAACAGAGAAACTGCCTTACATGATTTTTCAGAGGAAGAGATCGTATTGTTAGATAAAATGCTAAATAGAATAATAGACAATTGCAAAAAACAATAA
- a CDS encoding class I SAM-dependent methyltransferase — translation MEERKQHWENIYGHKQPNEVSWTQEVPETSMKFINSFNLPKTAKIIDIGGGDSKLVDFLVEEGYQNVTVLDISEKALERAKTRLGDKADQVTWIASDVLDFVPEEKYEVWHDRAAFHFLTTTDQIANYLNTAENAVGKNMVIGTFSENGPLKCSGLPIKQYSEAELQATLAKGFEKINCITEDHITPFGTTQNFLFCSFLKREVQQKGQD, via the coding sequence ATGGAAGAACGTAAACAACACTGGGAAAATATCTACGGCCATAAACAGCCCAATGAGGTCAGCTGGACACAGGAAGTCCCTGAAACCTCCATGAAATTTATCAACAGCTTTAATCTGCCTAAGACCGCGAAGATCATTGACATTGGTGGTGGAGACAGTAAGTTGGTGGATTTTTTAGTGGAAGAAGGTTATCAAAATGTTACGGTATTGGACATCTCGGAAAAGGCATTGGAACGTGCTAAAACTCGTCTCGGCGACAAAGCAGATCAGGTGACCTGGATTGCTTCTGATGTCCTCGATTTCGTACCCGAAGAGAAATATGAGGTATGGCATGACCGTGCGGCATTCCATTTTTTAACCACAACTGATCAGATTGCCAACTATCTGAATACTGCCGAAAATGCGGTAGGAAAGAATATGGTTATCGGTACTTTTTCAGAAAATGGCCCGCTGAAATGCAGTGGACTTCCGATCAAGCAATATTCAGAGGCGGAGCTGCAAGCGACGCTTGCAAAAGGTTTTGAGAAAATCAACTGCATCACTGAAGATCACATCACGCCTTTCGGTACCACTCAGAATTTTCTTTTTTGCAGTTTTTTAAAGCGTGAAGTACAACAGAAAGGTCAGGATTAA
- a CDS encoding serine hydrolase — translation MKQILVLILTFISSVGYSQKDLKSKLENYMNAQATINGFSGTVLITKNDAVLLKKSYGLADYEWNIKNTIDTKFQLASVTKQFTATAILQLVEKGRLSLTDPLSKFFPDYPKADSVTIHMLLSHSSGLALGFKELATSTMNSDSAYAEIKKMPYEFSPGSKSAYSNIGYYLLARIITKVSGEKYEDFLRKNIFEKVGMKNTGVSNNDSIILKKAKVYAKTENGFIQNPYINWRINVGHDGVYSTVEDLALWNKALYGTTILSTEMKKLMFTSHNDQNWGYGFVINPFYNQGHQLVAHDGGFFGTMSSLNRYTDDHLFITVLSNNESPSYLIAYGLAAICFGKNVELPYKHKQIATDTTFYSKYIGNYEDVKILQKNNKLYYRDFEIELLPESKTKFFRSDDNDRTIEFIPNKEGEIVKVLISKAGVVETKNKNR, via the coding sequence ATGAAACAAATCTTAGTCTTAATATTGACATTCATCTCTTCCGTAGGATATTCGCAAAAAGATCTTAAAAGCAAACTAGAAAATTATATGAATGCTCAAGCTACCATTAATGGTTTTAGTGGCACTGTACTTATTACTAAAAATGATGCTGTTTTATTGAAAAAAAGCTACGGTTTAGCAGACTACGAATGGAATATTAAAAACACTATTGACACAAAATTCCAGTTGGCTTCAGTAACTAAACAATTTACGGCTACGGCTATTCTTCAATTGGTAGAAAAAGGAAGGCTCTCACTTACGGATCCTCTTAGTAAGTTTTTTCCGGATTATCCAAAAGCCGATAGTGTTACTATTCACATGTTATTATCTCATTCTTCGGGACTTGCTTTGGGCTTCAAAGAATTGGCAACAAGCACAATGAACAGTGATTCCGCATATGCTGAAATAAAAAAAATGCCTTACGAGTTTTCACCAGGAAGTAAAAGTGCCTATAGTAATATAGGTTATTATTTATTGGCCAGGATTATTACAAAGGTTTCGGGGGAGAAGTATGAAGACTTTTTAAGAAAAAATATATTTGAAAAAGTCGGAATGAAGAACACAGGTGTGAGTAATAATGATTCGATAATTCTAAAAAAAGCGAAAGTTTATGCTAAAACTGAAAATGGATTTATCCAGAACCCCTACATAAATTGGAGAATCAATGTAGGCCATGATGGTGTCTATTCTACTGTTGAAGATTTGGCTTTATGGAACAAGGCGCTGTATGGAACAACTATCCTATCCACTGAGATGAAGAAACTAATGTTTACTTCTCATAACGACCAAAATTGGGGATATGGATTTGTAATCAATCCATTTTACAATCAAGGACATCAGCTAGTTGCACATGACGGAGGTTTTTTTGGCACCATGAGTTCATTGAACAGATATACAGATGATCATCTTTTTATAACAGTTTTATCAAATAATGAATCACCCTCCTATCTTATTGCTTATGGTCTTGCCGCAATATGTTTTGGGAAAAATGTTGAACTGCCGTATAAGCACAAGCAAATAGCAACTGACACTACTTTTTACAGCAAATATATTGGCAACTACGAAGACGTTAAAATATTGCAAAAAAACAATAAATTATATTATCGTGATTTTGAAATAGAGTTATTACCAGAGTCTAAAACAAAGTTTTTTCGCTCAGATGATAATGACAGGACCATTGAATTTATACCAAATAAAGAAGGGGAAATAGTTAAGGTATTGATTTCGAAAGCTGGAGTAGTAGAAACTAAAAATAAAAACCGATGA
- a CDS encoding ATP-binding protein — MKIAIIGAHDVGKSTLAEELLANLPGYTLEMEPYYQLEAAGYEFSEIPTVDDFLEQFDYSVKLISKRQGNVIFDRCIIDILAYLHVIDPNKNIELLFETAQTLLARIDLLVFVPVEEPDLIPSHQVDLPKLRRLINNLLYDWIRDFDIEVVEVNGTLSNRIDQVLIKV; from the coding sequence ATGAAAATTGCCATAATCGGTGCTCATGATGTAGGTAAATCGACCCTAGCGGAAGAACTTCTGGCGAATCTACCTGGCTACACGCTTGAAATGGAACCTTATTATCAACTGGAAGCAGCAGGATATGAATTCTCGGAAATCCCTACTGTTGATGATTTTTTGGAACAGTTTGATTATTCTGTCAAGTTGATCTCCAAAAGACAAGGCAATGTGATATTTGACAGATGTATCATTGATATCTTAGCCTATCTGCATGTTATCGATCCGAATAAGAATATTGAATTGCTATTTGAAACCGCTCAAACCCTTCTTGCCCGGATCGACCTTCTTGTATTTGTTCCCGTAGAAGAACCAGATCTGATACCAAGCCATCAGGTAGATTTGCCAAAACTAAGAAGACTGATCAATAACTTACTTTATGATTGGATTAGAGATTTTGATATAGAAGTAGTTGAAGTAAACGGTACCTTATCCAACCGAATAGACCAGGTACTCATTAAAGTTTGA
- a CDS encoding MarR family transcriptional regulator encodes MISENLNSALAIVKTQAILSKKFDKLNIHGLGLSDFIILYLLKNSPNQQCRRIDLAVKMGITASGITRLLAPMEKIGLVDRQSNARDARVSYAVLTKVGERVFEEAKITAEEVAEEIFSSLKKKNQSIFMDVLNDLIAKFN; translated from the coding sequence ATGATTAGTGAAAATTTAAATTCAGCTTTAGCTATTGTAAAAACTCAAGCAATTCTTTCGAAGAAATTTGATAAACTGAATATCCACGGTCTGGGCCTGAGTGATTTCATCATACTTTATCTTTTGAAAAACAGCCCCAACCAGCAATGTCGAAGAATTGATCTGGCGGTTAAAATGGGGATTACTGCCTCTGGCATTACAAGGTTACTTGCGCCGATGGAGAAAATAGGTTTAGTAGATCGCCAATCCAATGCCAGGGATGCAAGAGTGAGTTATGCTGTATTGACCAAAGTTGGTGAACGGGTTTTTGAAGAGGCTAAAATAACCGCCGAAGAAGTTGCCGAAGAAATATTTTCATCATTGAAAAAGAAAAATCAGAGCATATTTATGGATGTTTTAAATGATTTGATTGCAAAGTTCAATTAA
- a CDS encoding alpha/beta hydrolase: MPIAKLNKIDLFYDIMGAENSETVLLISGLGSQMTSWSASFCQEFVDKGFRVIRFDNRDSGLSSFIEYDINNVTELIALLQQGKYPKNAYKLVDMANDVIALLDELKVEKVHVLGRSLGGVIAQIIASDFPERIESLTIIMSTSLNPALPRTKAEVMDLMLRPMPDFNEELNLYLNQRLEFVKAIAGSRFPINTEEEKENILKDLQRAPSANILGQICAMTLTPYDLSRLQKIKIPTLVLHGTEDPIFPLACGRDIANSISNAYFMEIEGMGHALPNDLNTMVIDAFMKNNLTKKTMQV; the protein is encoded by the coding sequence ATGCCAATTGCTAAGCTAAATAAGATTGACCTCTTCTATGATATTATGGGTGCTGAAAATTCTGAAACAGTATTGTTGATTTCAGGATTAGGAAGTCAAATGACGAGTTGGAGCGCTTCCTTTTGTCAGGAATTTGTAGATAAAGGATTTAGAGTTATTCGTTTTGACAATAGAGATTCAGGTTTATCTTCTTTTATCGAATATGATATAAATAATGTGACTGAGCTGATTGCTCTCCTTCAACAGGGAAAATATCCAAAAAACGCTTATAAATTGGTGGATATGGCCAATGATGTTATTGCGCTACTGGATGAATTGAAAGTCGAAAAAGTACATGTATTGGGTCGTTCTTTAGGTGGGGTAATTGCACAAATCATCGCATCAGATTTTCCGGAACGGATAGAGAGTTTAACCATTATTATGTCGACTTCTTTAAATCCAGCTTTACCCCGAACCAAAGCTGAGGTAATGGATTTAATGCTTCGTCCAATGCCTGATTTTAATGAGGAATTGAATTTATATCTGAATCAGAGACTGGAATTTGTCAAAGCCATAGCGGGAAGTCGTTTTCCAATTAATACAGAAGAAGAAAAAGAGAACATTCTGAAAGACTTGCAAAGGGCACCATCAGCCAATATTTTAGGCCAAATTTGTGCGATGACATTAACACCTTACGATTTAAGTCGATTGCAGAAAATCAAGATACCTACGTTAGTGCTTCATGGAACAGAGGACCCCATATTTCCCCTGGCCTGTGGCAGAGACATCGCCAACTCAATCTCGAATGCCTATTTTATGGAAATCGAAGGGATGGGACATGCGCTTCCTAATGACTTGAATACTATGGTGATTGATGCATTTATGAAGAATAATCTGACAAAAAAAACGATGCAAGTGTAG